A window of Stutzerimonas stutzeri genomic DNA:
CTTGCCGCAGGGCAACCGCCGGCACTGGTGGCGATGACGCTTGGTTTTGCCGATCAGAGCCACATGGGGCGCTGGTTCCGCCGTGCCTACGGACTTACGCCCGCACGCTACCGCAAGCGCTGCTCGAATCTTCCAGACCGCTGAAGGCATAAGGGCGAGCATTCGGTCATCCGCCACCGAATGGAGCTGACCGCCATGCCTGACGTCACCCAGATACCCACGCGACCTACGCTCCAGACCGCATCCACAAGGCAGCTGTCATGACCCAGTTCTTGCCCTTCATGCTGTTCGCCTTCGTCGCCTCGATCACCCCGGGACCGACCAACATACTGGTGCTGAGTAACAGTTCGCGCTTCGGCCTGGCAGCGGCCGTACCGATCATTTTTGGCGCCTGCGCGGCGGCGGCAATGATTGTGCTGCTGGTGGGCCTGGGTGCCGGTGAATGGCTGCTGAGTCATCCGCGGCTGCAGCAGATCATGGCGTGGCTGGGGCTGGCGTGGCTGCTCTATCTGGCCTGGCAGATTGCCCGTAGCCCGGCCGACCCTGTCGAGGCCGCCGCAGCCATCCGCCGCCTCGGGGCGCTGGGCGCTGCCGGTTTGCAGCTGGTCAATCCGAAGGTATGG
This region includes:
- a CDS encoding LysE family translocator; translated protein: MTQFLPFMLFAFVASITPGPTNILVLSNSSRFGLAAAVPIIFGACAAAAMIVLLVGLGAGEWLLSHPRLQQIMAWLGLAWLLYLAWQIARSPADPVEAAAAIRRLGALGAAGLQLVNPKVWMMALAVVGVFSGTNADAGRYAIHALLFFLIALPCLMAWALLGAGATRVLRSAAKMRMFNYAMALLLVVSALSSL